The following proteins come from a genomic window of Miscanthus floridulus cultivar M001 chromosome 2, ASM1932011v1, whole genome shotgun sequence:
- the LOC136538160 gene encoding uncharacterized protein — MFRRKHASHFNSNDAEQQEAKINELKSALGPLSAHGEKYCSDTCLRRSLEARNWNVTKSRKMLEESLKWRATYKPEDIRWPDVSAEAETGKMYKASFRDREGRTVIIMRPTKENSTSHDGKIRFLVYVLENAILGQHDGQEKMVWLIDFTGWTMAHATPIKTARECTSVLQNHYPERLAIAFLFNPPKVFEAFYKAVKYFLDPSSIEKLNFVYLKDEESMKALYKCIDPEVLPVEFGGKNSVVYNHEEYSKLMLQEDIETSSFWEDDAKTVDHTVNGTLVPDVAPQSPLLAAKAS, encoded by the exons ATGTTCAGGAGAAAGCATGCTTCTCATTTCAACTCAAATGATGCTGAGCAGCAAGAAGCAAAG ATAAATGAATTAAAATCTGCACTTGGCCCTTTGTCTGCCCATGGCGAGAAGTACTGCAGTGACACATGTTTGAGAAGATCTCTTGAAGCCCGGAACTGGAATGTTACTAAGTCGAGAAAAATGCTTGAAGAAAGTCTCAAATGGAGGGCAACTTATAAGCCGGAGGATATTCGCTGG CCTGATGTTTCTGCTGAAGCGGAAACCGGAAAAATGTACAAGGCAAGTTTTCGAGATAGAGAGGGGAGAACCGTAATTATTATGAGGCCTACAAAGGAG AATTCAACGTCCCATGACGGTAAGATCCGGTTTCTTGTATATGTTTTGGAGAACGCAATCCTGGGCCAACATGATGGTCAAGAGAAAATGGTATGGCTGATAGACTTCACAGGATGGACAATGGCCCATGCCACACCCATAAAGACTGCAAGAGAATGTACAAGCGTCCTGCAAAATCATTACCCTGAGAGGCTGGCCATTGCATTTCTGTTTAATCCTCCAAAAGTATTTGAAGCCTTTTACAAG GCTGTCAAATATTTCCTTGACCCGAGTTCGATTGAGAAACTGAACTTCGTGTACCTGAAGGATGAGGAGAGCATGAAGGCCCTGTACAAATGCATTGATCCCGAGGTCCTTCCTGTCGAGTTCGGGGGAAAGAACAGTGTTGTGTACAAtcatgaggagtactccaagttGATGCTGCAAGAAGATATCGAAACATCAAGCTTCTGGGAAGATGATGCGAAAACTGTTGACCATACTGTCAATGGGACCTTGGTTCCTGATGTTGCACCTCAGTCGCCGCTGCTTGCTGCTAAAGCCAGTTGA